One genomic segment of Helianthus annuus cultivar XRQ/B chromosome 14, HanXRQr2.0-SUNRISE, whole genome shotgun sequence includes these proteins:
- the LOC110908630 gene encoding UDP-glycosyltransferase 75C1: MTDHRKNKIMIVAYPNQGHINPSLRFAKSLVKMGVDVTFSTSVSVIRRIDMQTTHHSLTFAPFSDGHDDGQKSTTTFQQHYSDFATNGVYAVKEIISSAAATGQPFDDLVYTSAVPWAAKVAHAHNLKSTLLWCQPASVLDIYYYYFNGYEELISCNNNNPTFPINLPGLPSLTIADLPSFMWSSCPKEHKFIMDFMKDHVDVLKIFPRILVNTIDELEIDPIRAIEKVVMLPVGPLVPSELFEGSGPSNSPFSCDLFEKPIEDYIKWLNTKPKSSVVYVSFGSMATLSIEQVEEMASGLVESGRPFLWVIRDSGQVGKLSKIEELKKQGMIVSWCSQVEVLNHQAIGCFLMHGGWNSTMEALATGVPTVVYSQWSDQATNAKMIEDVWKTGVKVKRRKEDGMVEGKEIKRCVEMVMEDEEVRRNAKKWRELARKAISNGGSSAINLKAFLDDA; the protein is encoded by the coding sequence ATGACAGACCACCGGAAAAACAAAATCATGATTGTCGCTTACCCGAACCAAGGCCACATAAACCCATCCCTCCGTTTCGCCAAAAGTCTTGTTAAGATGGGAGTCGATGTCACCTTTTCCACCAGCGTTTCGGTCATACGACGCATTGACATGCAAACCACCCATCACAGCCTAACCTTTGCCCCATTTTCTGATGGACACGACGATGGCCAAAAATCGACTACCACCTTTCAACAACACTACTCAGATTTTGCTACTAACGGTGTTTATGCGGTGAAGGAAATAATTAGTTCCGCGGCTGCAACAGGACAACCCTTTGATGACTTGGTCTACACTAGTGCCGTACCATGGGCAGCAAAGGTGGCTCATGCCCACAATCTTAAATCCACTCTCCTTTGGTGCCAACCAGCCAGTGTCTTGGATATTTATTATTACTATTTCAACGGCTATGAGGAGTTGATATCTTGTAACAATAACAACCCAACATTTCCTATCAATTTACCTGGACTTCCATCGTTAACCATCGCTGATTTGCCATCCTTTATGTGGTCATCCTGTCCCAAGGAGCATAAATTTATTATGGACTTTATGAAAGACCATGTTGATGTACTCAAGATATTTCCAAGAATACTCGTGAACACTATTGATGAACTTGAAATTGATCCCATCAGAGCAATTGAAAAAGTTGTGATGCTTCCGGTTGGGCCACTCGTACCATCCGAACTCTTTGAGGGAAGTGGGCCATCAAATAGTCCATTCAGCTGCGATTTATTCGAAAAGCCAATTGAAGATTATATCAAATGGCTTAACACAAAGCCAAAATCGTCAGTCGTGTATGTTTCATTTGGAAGTATGGCGACTTTGTCAATAGAACAGGTGGAGGAGATGgcatctgggttggttgaaagtGGCCGGCCATTTTTATGGGTGATTAGAGATAGTGGCCAAGTAGGGAAATTGAGCAAGATAGAGGAACTTAAGAAGCAAGGGATGATAGTGAGTTGGTGTTCTCAAGTGGAGGTATTGAACCACCAAGCAATTGGGTGTTTCCTTATGCATGGTGGGTGGAATTCGACGATGGAGGCGTTGGCAACCGGTGTTCCAACGGTTGTGTATTCGCAATGGTCAGATCAGGCGACCAATGCAAAGATGATTGAAGATGTTTGGAAAACAGGTGTTAAGGTGAAAAGAAGGAAGGAAGATGGAATGGTGGAAGGGAAGGAGATTAAGAGGTGTGTGGAAATGGTAATGGAAGATGAAGAGGTGAGGAGAAATGCTAAGAAATGGAGGGAGTTAGCAAGAAAAGCTATTAGTAATGGAGGATCATCTGCCATCAACCTAAAAGCCTTTCTGGATGATGCTTGA